One window from the genome of Diabrotica virgifera virgifera chromosome 6, PGI_DIABVI_V3a encodes:
- the LOC126886302 gene encoding uncharacterized protein LOC126886302 has translation MNYSDIKFIFGQINNVTDFLDHTLPASLLDRFETSLHKKFNFVYKKTILHLQSKLDKLGAPDFHKIPFNPNWIKNLSNVDVPQNILKLLSLGPKFGLEPTFKDYSISRTLADVENILSHADNADLLSLRSSSNNILLNYTNRPRQSISEIDKIYRETVSFLKTHPNLLVLTSDKGNATVLMDKDQYISLSQSLLDDVRYYQPLTSNPCSKFSNKINKFITHLKNIKIIDQTLAKSLHNYDGYAPRFYCLPKIHKPTLSMRPIVSSINSPNIHIAKFLTDILSKSYNYNNDYNIVDSFQFSEFINDFKLPHGYILVSFDVVSLFTNLPLASVLTSLRNHWNIIQPNSPVSWEVFAELLQLVFDTNFLVFNDKFYLQIFGTPMGSSISPILVNYVLDDLVSDRLGYLDFQVPFVKRYVDDLLLALPPDKTQATLSIFNGFDPHLQFTCELEDPNNHSIPFLDMRVTRSGDNTLCTSWYRKPMASNRFLNYHSCHPFKYKINLIKALSCRLHRLTHPVNRRESLLLLRSILVDNSYPSSLINKFLFSQSYGSSLNDIPNGDQLRSISNNTVNITILPTTNLGTPVSQFSSLPYFPQVTDKLIKLYKNNNIPVKIAIKNARTVRNLFSKTKTPLSPLEQVNVVYHIPCAECDACYVGQTKRALKSRLISHRSDINLKKPTCALAQHAIDTKHKVDFDEAKILCNERNLSKRQFLEMCFILKTSNVLNKRTDISNLSQIYHALILQN, from the coding sequence ATGAATTATTCAgatattaaattcatttttggTCAAATAAATAATGTCACTGATTTCTTAGATCACACTTTACCTGCATCTTTGTTAGATAGGTTTGAGACCTCTTTACACAAgaaatttaatttcgtttataaaaaaactattttacatcTACAGAGTAAGCTTGATAAATTGGGTGCACCAGACTTCCACAAAATTCCGTTTAATCCTAATTGGATAAAGAATCTTTCTAATGTGGATGTTCCTCAAAATATTCTAAAGCTATTATCATTGGGCCCTAAATTTGGTCTGGAACCTACCTTCAAAGATTATTCAATCAGTAGGACCCTTGCAGATGTAGAAAATATATTGTCTCATGCAGACAATGCTGATCTTCTTTCCCTAAGGTCATCTTCTAATAACATTCTGTTGAATTATACCAACCGCCCTAGGCAATCCATATCTGAAATTGATAAGATTTATAGGGAAACGGTATCGTTTTTAAAAACCCACCCTAATCTTCTCGTTCTCACCAGTGACAAAGGCAATGCCACTGTTCTTATGGATAAAGATCAATATATCAGCCTCAGTCAATCATTGTTAGATGACGTTAGGTACTACCAACCTCTTACTTCAAAcccctgttcaaaattttctaacaaaattaataaattcattactcacttaaaaaatattaagatcatagatcaaactttagctaagtcattacataattatgatggttatgctccaagattttattgtctgcccaaaattcacaagcccacattgagcatgaggcctattgtttcctcaattaattcacctaacatacatattgcaaaatttttgactgatatcttgtcaaaatcttataattacaataatgattacaacattgttgactcttttcaatttagtgaatttattaatgactttaagctaccacatggttatattttggtgagttttgatgtagtttcactttttactaaccttcccttggctagtgtccttacttcactaagaaatcattggaatattatccaacctaattctccagtttcctgggaagtgtttgcagaattgctccaattagtgtttgacactaattttttggtcttcaacgacaaattttatttacaaatttttgggacaccaatgggttcctcgatttcacccatcctagtgaattatgttttggatgatttagtttctgaccgtctgggttatttagattttcaagttccttttgttaaacgttatgtggacgacctattactagccttaccaccagacaagactcaggccaccttgtccatctttaatgggtttgatcctcatttgcagttcacatgtgaactcgaggaccccaacaaccatagtatccccttcttggacatgcgtgtcactagaagtggagataacacactttgtacaagttggtataggaaaccaatggcctccaataggtttctcaactaccattcttgtcatccttttaaatataaaataaatcttattaaagctttaagctgtaggctacataggttgacacatccggttaatcgaagggaatcccttctgctactcagaagtatattggtagataattcctacccttcctccctgatcaataaatttcttttttcccaaagctacggttcttctctgaacgacatacccaatggtgaccaacttagatcaatatcgaataatactgttaacatcacaattctgcctactactaatcttgggactcctgtttcccagttttcttcacttccttattttcctcaggttactgataaacttattaaactatataaaaataataatattcctgttaagattgcaattaagaacgcaagaacagtcagaaatttgttctctaagactaaaacacccttgtcccctttggaacaagtgaatgtggtctaccacataccttgtgctgaatgtgacgcatgttatgtagggcagacaaagcgagctttaaaatcacgtttaatttcacaccgtagtgatatcaatttgaaaaaaccaacttgtgccttagcccaacatgcaatagatacaaaacataaggtggactttgatgaagccaagatcctttgcaatgaacgcaacctgtcgaaaagacagttcttagagatgtgtttcatattaaaaacctctaatgtacttaacaagagaactgacatcagtaacttgagtcaaatataccatgcattgattttgcagaattag